One Rhizobiales bacterium GAS188 DNA window includes the following coding sequences:
- a CDS encoding 2-aminobenzoate-CoA ligase → MTRTEAYTAHIDHFARDHLPPPEQMPEFVFTLPELHYPDRLNSVSELLDSWLAKGHGAQPCFRSLQTSYSYAEFAALVNRIANVLVAKFGLVPGGRVLLRSPNNPVMAAALFAVMKAGGIAVTSMPLLRARELAFMSDKAQVTLALCDYRFLDELEKAKQNSPILDRIVPMGGQGSDDLMRLAETASPQFTACATAAEDICLIAFTSGTTGVPKGAMHNHRDLVATCDSYGRHVLQPRKSDVFIGSPPLAFTFGLGGGALFSLRVGASSILLEQAAPDKLIEAIRTLKPTVCFTAPIAYRAMLGRLQPGDVDSLRVCVSAGEALPKATWEAWHDATGIEILDGIGSTEMLHIFIGAPVGKIRPGSTGIPVPGYEAKIVDEEGNELPRGSVGLLAVRGPTGCRYLADHRQTNYVRNGWNYTGDTYRLDEDGYYWHQARSDDMIVSAGYNIAGPEVEAALLTHPAVLECAVVGAPDFAHDTTVVKAYVVPRPGQQPGEALVGILQDHVKTEIAPFKCPRLITFIEALPRTESGKVQRFVLRERAKAEAAEGVTR, encoded by the coding sequence ATGACCAGGACGGAGGCTTACACCGCTCATATCGATCATTTCGCGCGCGACCACCTGCCGCCGCCCGAACAGATGCCGGAATTCGTCTTCACCTTGCCGGAGCTGCATTATCCCGATCGGCTGAACAGCGTCAGCGAGCTCCTCGATTCCTGGCTCGCCAAGGGGCATGGCGCGCAGCCCTGCTTCCGCTCGCTGCAGACGAGCTACAGCTATGCCGAGTTCGCGGCGCTCGTGAACCGCATCGCCAATGTCCTCGTCGCCAAATTCGGCCTGGTGCCGGGCGGGCGCGTGCTGTTGCGCTCGCCCAACAATCCGGTGATGGCGGCCGCGCTGTTCGCCGTGATGAAGGCCGGCGGCATCGCGGTGACCTCGATGCCGTTACTGCGCGCCCGCGAGCTCGCCTTCATGAGCGACAAGGCGCAGGTCACGCTCGCTCTGTGCGACTATCGCTTCCTCGACGAGCTGGAGAAGGCGAAGCAGAACTCGCCCATTCTCGACCGCATCGTGCCGATGGGCGGACAAGGCAGCGACGATCTGATGCGTCTCGCCGAGACCGCCTCGCCGCAATTCACGGCCTGTGCGACGGCGGCCGAGGATATCTGCCTCATCGCCTTCACCTCGGGCACTACGGGGGTGCCCAAGGGGGCGATGCATAATCACCGCGATCTCGTCGCCACCTGCGACAGCTATGGCCGGCATGTGCTGCAGCCGCGCAAGAGCGATGTCTTCATCGGCTCGCCGCCGCTCGCCTTCACCTTCGGTCTCGGCGGGGGCGCCCTGTTCTCGCTGCGCGTCGGCGCCTCTTCGATCCTGCTCGAGCAGGCAGCGCCCGACAAGCTGATCGAGGCCATCCGCACCCTCAAGCCGACGGTCTGCTTCACGGCCCCGATCGCCTATCGGGCCATGCTCGGCAGGTTGCAGCCGGGTGATGTCGACAGCCTGCGGGTCTGCGTATCGGCCGGCGAGGCCCTGCCCAAGGCCACCTGGGAGGCCTGGCATGACGCGACCGGCATCGAGATCCTCGACGGCATCGGCTCGACCGAGATGCTGCACATCTTCATCGGCGCCCCGGTCGGCAAGATCAGGCCGGGCTCGACCGGCATTCCGGTGCCGGGCTATGAGGCGAAGATCGTGGACGAGGAGGGGAACGAGCTCCCGCGCGGCTCGGTCGGCCTGCTCGCAGTGCGCGGCCCGACCGGCTGCCGCTATCTCGCCGATCACCGCCAGACCAATTATGTCCGCAATGGCTGGAACTATACGGGCGACACCTATCGTCTCGACGAAGACGGCTATTACTGGCACCAGGCGCGTTCCGACGACATGATCGTCTCGGCGGGCTACAATATTGCCGGGCCCGAGGTCGAGGCGGCCTTGCTGACCCATCCGGCCGTGCTCGAATGCGCCGTGGTCGGGGCGCCGGACTTCGCCCATGACACGACGGTGGTGAAGGCCTATGTGGTGCCGCGGCCCGGCCAGCAGCCGGGCGAAGCGCTGGTGGGCATCCTTCAGGACCATGTGAAGACCGAGATCGCCCCCTTCAAATGCCCGCGCCTCATCACTTTCATCGAGGCCTTGCCGCGCACCGAGTCCGGCAAGGTGCAGCGCTTCGTGCTGCGTGAGCGTGCCAAGGCCGAAGCCGCCGAAGGAGTGACGCGATGA
- a CDS encoding acyl-CoA dehydrogenase, whose translation MPDPAFLRLPFFEERHRRFADEIAAFADTTPALVDHHDVDGSCRRLVRSLGEAGFLRHAVIAPHGGEAATLDVRTLCLARETLAAASGLADFAFAMQGLGTGPVSLFGTSEQKQRFLPAVAAGERIAAFALSEPDAGSDPAAMTTTAVADGPAHLRLDGRKTWISNGGIADHYVVFCRTGEAPGARGLSAVMVEAGTPGLTIAERIDTIAPHPLATLSFEDCRVPLANRIGGPGEGFKVAMATLDVFRSTVGAAALGFARRALSEALHRAATRKMFGATLADLQLTQGALAEMVADVEASALLVYRAAWTKDQGAERVTKEAALAKLVATEAAQRVIDKAVQMFGGEGVRSGVKVEELYREIRALRIYEGASEVQKIVIARAELASHAVKKG comes from the coding sequence ATGCCTGATCCCGCATTCCTGCGCCTGCCCTTCTTCGAGGAGCGTCACCGGCGCTTCGCCGACGAGATCGCGGCCTTCGCCGACACGACGCCCGCGCTTGTCGACCATCATGATGTCGACGGCTCCTGCCGACGCCTGGTGCGGTCTCTGGGCGAGGCCGGTTTCCTGCGTCACGCGGTGATCGCGCCGCATGGCGGGGAGGCGGCGACGCTCGATGTGCGCACGCTGTGCCTCGCCCGCGAGACGCTCGCGGCAGCGTCCGGCCTCGCCGATTTCGCTTTCGCCATGCAGGGGCTCGGCACAGGGCCGGTGTCGCTGTTCGGCACGAGCGAGCAGAAGCAGCGCTTTCTGCCCGCGGTCGCAGCCGGCGAGCGCATCGCCGCCTTCGCGCTGTCGGAGCCCGACGCAGGTTCCGACCCTGCCGCCATGACCACGACGGCCGTCGCCGACGGGCCGGCGCATCTGCGCCTCGACGGCCGCAAGACCTGGATCTCGAATGGCGGCATCGCCGATCATTACGTCGTCTTCTGCCGCACCGGCGAGGCGCCAGGAGCGAGGGGGCTTTCGGCCGTCATGGTCGAAGCGGGGACGCCCGGCCTCACCATCGCCGAGCGCATCGACACCATCGCGCCGCATCCGCTGGCCACTCTGTCCTTCGAGGACTGCCGAGTGCCGCTCGCCAACCGCATCGGCGGACCGGGCGAGGGCTTCAAGGTGGCGATGGCGACGCTCGACGTGTTCCGCTCGACGGTCGGGGCGGCAGCGCTCGGCTTCGCGCGCCGGGCCCTCTCGGAAGCCTTGCATCGCGCTGCCACCCGCAAGATGTTCGGCGCCACGCTCGCCGATCTGCAGCTCACTCAAGGCGCGCTCGCCGAGATGGTGGCCGATGTCGAGGCCTCGGCGCTGCTCGTCTATCGGGCCGCCTGGACCAAGGACCAGGGCGCCGAGCGTGTCACCAAGGAGGCGGCGCTCGCCAAGCTCGTGGCGACCGAGGCGGCCCAACGCGTCATCGACAAGGCCGTGCAGATGTTCGGCGGCGAGGGCGTCAGGAGCGGCGTCAAGGTCGAGGAGCTCTACCGCGAGATCAGGGCGCTGCGCATCTATGAAGGTGCGAGCGAGGTGCAGAAAATCGTTATCGCGCGCGCCGAACTCGCCTCGCATGCAGTCAAGAAGGGATGA
- a CDS encoding Enoyl-CoA hydratase, protein MRPFPVVEPPLASYSASHFKFAVEGKVATLALNRPERKNPLTFESYAELSALFRTAAHDDAVKAIVVSGEGGNFSSGGDVHEIIGPLTKLDTKGLLDFTRMTGELVKAMRAAPQPIIAAVDGVCAGAGAIVAMASDMRLGTAGAKVAFLFNRVGLAGCDMGACAILPRIIGQGRASELLFTGRAMGGEEAERCGFFNRLCAPDALMGEAMKLATAIADGPNFGNTMTKRMLDMEWAMSIEAAVEAEAVAQALCMQTEDFRRAYRAFAKREKPVFEGN, encoded by the coding sequence ATGAGGCCGTTTCCCGTGGTCGAGCCGCCGCTCGCGAGCTACAGCGCCAGCCATTTCAAATTCGCGGTCGAGGGCAAGGTCGCGACGCTCGCCTTGAACCGCCCCGAGCGCAAGAACCCCTTGACCTTCGAGAGCTATGCCGAGCTCTCGGCGCTGTTCCGCACGGCCGCCCATGACGATGCCGTGAAGGCTATCGTGGTGTCGGGCGAGGGCGGCAATTTCTCCTCGGGCGGGGACGTGCACGAGATCATCGGCCCCCTCACCAAGCTCGACACCAAGGGGCTCCTCGACTTCACGCGCATGACGGGCGAGCTCGTCAAGGCGATGCGGGCTGCGCCCCAGCCGATCATCGCAGCCGTCGACGGGGTCTGCGCCGGCGCCGGCGCCATCGTCGCCATGGCGAGCGATATGCGGCTCGGGACGGCCGGCGCCAAGGTCGCCTTCCTGTTCAACCGCGTCGGCCTTGCCGGCTGCGACATGGGCGCTTGCGCCATCCTGCCGCGCATCATCGGGCAGGGCAGGGCCTCCGAGCTCTTGTTCACCGGCCGTGCCATGGGCGGGGAGGAGGCCGAACGCTGCGGCTTCTTCAACCGCCTCTGCGCTCCCGATGCCCTGATGGGTGAAGCGATGAAGCTGGCGACGGCGATCGCCGACGGGCCGAATTTCGGCAACACCATGACCAAGCGCATGCTCGACATGGAATGGGCGATGTCGATCGAGGCCGCGGTCGAGGCCGAGGCCGTCGCCCAGGCGCTCTGCATGCAGACGGAAGATTTCCGTCGCGCCTATCGCGCCTTCGCCAAGAGGGAAAAGCCGGTATTCGAGGGAAACTGA
- a CDS encoding transcriptional regulator, MarR family, translating to MTDPAGGPLDAETKAHEHADGHESQLRLWLRLLTCSTLIESEIRRRLRKEFDTTLPRFDLMAQLERAHEGMTLNELSKRMMVTNGNVTGLVERLVAEGLVDRRPAPNDRRAQVVRLMPKGRQVFQQMAAAHGDWLAALFAGLDEKEIDQMMGLLAKTKLSARQETARQETLRQETLRQETSREETLRTTSQGDAS from the coding sequence ATGACGGATCCGGCCGGAGGACCGCTCGACGCCGAGACCAAGGCGCATGAGCATGCGGATGGCCACGAATCGCAATTGCGGCTGTGGCTGCGCCTGCTCACCTGCTCGACCTTGATCGAGAGCGAGATCCGCCGGCGGCTGCGCAAGGAATTCGACACCACCTTGCCGCGCTTCGACCTGATGGCCCAGCTCGAGCGTGCCCATGAGGGCATGACCCTGAACGAGCTGTCGAAGCGCATGATGGTGACCAACGGCAATGTCACCGGCCTCGTCGAGCGCCTGGTTGCCGAAGGCCTGGTCGACCGGCGTCCCGCGCCGAACGACCGGCGCGCCCAGGTGGTGCGCCTGATGCCGAAGGGCCGCCAGGTGTTCCAGCAGATGGCCGCGGCGCATGGCGATTGGCTCGCAGCGCTTTTTGCCGGCCTCGACGAGAAGGAGATCGATCAGATGATGGGGCTTCTGGCCAAGACCAAATTGTCGGCGCGCCAAGAGACCGCGCGCCAGGAGACTTTGCGCCAAGAGACTCTGCGCCAAGAAACTTCGCGCGAAGAGACCTTGCGCACCACCTCGCAAGGCGACGCGTCATGA
- a CDS encoding Short-chain dehydrogenase, translated as MGGASRRHALVTGGGKGIGLAVAAALSAAGIEVSVTGRDRAALDAAVGSRQASHALIADVTDIGSMQEAVAQAERHAPIDILVNNAGGVETGPFLRLDDAAFERQLTLNLMSTVRMTRFVLPGMTQRGFGRIVNIGSTAGLKGYPYVTAYVTAKHAVIGFTRALALEVAKTGITVNALCPGYTDTDLVRASVETVRRKTGGSAEAVLEKLTSANPQARLVRPQEVAAAAVWLVSDAAAAVTGQAIAIDGGETVA; from the coding sequence ATGGGTGGCGCGTCGCGTCGACATGCGCTGGTGACGGGGGGCGGCAAGGGCATCGGCCTCGCAGTCGCGGCCGCGCTTTCGGCCGCCGGCATCGAGGTCAGCGTGACCGGGCGCGACCGGGCGGCGCTCGACGCCGCCGTCGGGAGCAGGCAGGCGAGCCATGCGCTGATCGCCGATGTGACGGATATCGGCTCCATGCAGGAGGCGGTGGCGCAGGCCGAGCGCCATGCTCCGATCGATATCCTGGTCAACAATGCCGGAGGCGTCGAGACGGGCCCCTTCCTGCGCCTCGACGATGCCGCCTTCGAGCGCCAGCTCACCCTCAACCTGATGAGCACGGTGCGGATGACGCGCTTCGTCCTGCCCGGCATGACGCAGCGCGGCTTCGGGCGCATCGTCAATATCGGCTCGACCGCAGGCCTGAAGGGTTATCCCTATGTGACGGCCTATGTGACGGCGAAGCACGCCGTCATCGGCTTCACGCGGGCGCTGGCGCTGGAGGTGGCCAAGACGGGCATCACCGTCAATGCGCTGTGCCCGGGCTATACCGACACGGATCTCGTCCGCGCCAGCGTCGAGACCGTGCGGCGGAAGACCGGCGGCTCGGCCGAGGCCGTGCTCGAGAAGCTGACCTCGGCCAATCCGCAGGCGCGCCTGGTGCGCCCGCAGGAAGTCGCGGCGGCGGCCGTCTGGCTCGTTTCGGACGCAGCCGCCGCGGTCACCGGACAGGCGATCGCCATCGATGGGGGAGAGACAGTGGCATGA
- a CDS encoding peptide/nickel transport system substrate-binding protein — protein MVKVTSVPARTDAPTHRGSSGRGAAALTIGSSMSVSPISGVLFLLLAAGAARAGGPSGDKGLTTYAIAMHGQPALPADFSRLPYADPQAVKGGRLALAYQGTFDSLNPYNLSAGSTAQGLIGNVFQSLMLRSLDEPFTLYGLIARLIETDDARSYVAFHLDPRARFSDGVPVTAADVLFTFDLLKKKGRPQQRDAFDRVKRAEALDLMTVRFDLSGLDNEMPLTLAMMPVLPKHQADVEHFDAPTLKPPVGTGPYVIADVQPGERLILRRNPDYWAEDLPVQRGLFNFDEIEIDYYRDADSSFEAFKAGLYDFRQETDAGRWISSYDFPAVRDGRTIKESLPYGLPKGMEGFAFNTRRSIFADIRVREALGLMFDFEWINANFYGGLYRRSRSFFDDSELASAGRPADIGQRALLAPFPGVVRDDILEGRWEPPVTDGSGRDRTMARRALVLLGEAGYAIKDGALVERASGRPFAFEILVQDHTQERLSLIFADSLRRLGVDVTVRLVDEVQYQRRRQKFDFDMLIAAWIASPSPGYEQRFLWGSQSADQEGSYNLTGARSPAIDAMIAAMVAAKTHEEFVDAVRAYDRVLLSGFYIVPLFYTREQWIAYSDKLAHPKYIPLFGVTIDNWWQKQP, from the coding sequence GTGGTTAAGGTCACCTCGGTCCCGGCGCGTACCGATGCGCCGACGCATCGAGGATCGTCCGGCAGGGGCGCCGCTGCGCTCACGATTGGGTCGAGCATGTCTGTGTCCCCGATTTCAGGAGTCTTGTTTCTGCTGCTTGCGGCGGGTGCCGCCCGCGCGGGGGGGCCGTCCGGGGACAAGGGGTTGACGACCTACGCGATTGCTATGCATGGCCAGCCTGCGCTGCCCGCCGATTTTTCGCGCCTTCCCTACGCCGACCCGCAGGCCGTGAAAGGAGGCCGCCTGGCGCTCGCCTACCAGGGGACCTTCGACAGCCTCAATCCTTATAACCTGAGTGCCGGATCGACAGCGCAGGGTCTCATCGGCAATGTATTCCAGTCGCTGATGCTGCGCTCCCTCGATGAGCCGTTCACGCTCTATGGCCTGATCGCCCGATTGATCGAGACCGATGACGCCCGTTCCTACGTCGCCTTCCATCTCGACCCGCGGGCGCGGTTTTCGGACGGCGTACCAGTGACCGCAGCGGACGTGCTGTTCACCTTCGATCTCCTCAAGAAGAAGGGTCGGCCGCAGCAGCGTGATGCCTTCGACCGGGTTAAACGGGCGGAAGCGCTCGATCTCATGACTGTTCGCTTCGATCTTAGCGGGCTCGACAACGAAATGCCGCTGACGCTTGCAATGATGCCCGTGCTTCCGAAGCATCAAGCGGATGTCGAGCACTTCGACGCTCCAACGCTCAAGCCACCGGTCGGGACGGGTCCGTACGTCATTGCCGACGTGCAGCCGGGGGAGCGCCTGATCCTGCGTCGTAATCCCGACTATTGGGCGGAGGATCTGCCCGTCCAACGCGGATTGTTCAATTTCGACGAAATCGAGATCGACTATTATCGTGACGCCGATTCGTCGTTCGAGGCGTTCAAGGCGGGACTCTACGATTTTCGCCAGGAGACGGACGCCGGGCGCTGGATAAGCTCCTATGATTTTCCTGCCGTGCGCGACGGCCGCACCATCAAGGAAAGCCTGCCCTATGGCTTACCGAAGGGTATGGAGGGCTTCGCCTTCAACACGCGCCGGTCGATATTTGCTGATATTCGAGTGCGCGAAGCGCTCGGCCTGATGTTCGACTTCGAATGGATCAATGCCAACTTCTACGGCGGGCTCTATCGCCGATCGAGAAGCTTTTTCGATGATTCTGAGCTCGCCTCCGCCGGCCGCCCAGCGGATATCGGCCAGCGGGCGCTCTTGGCGCCCTTTCCCGGCGTGGTGCGCGACGACATCCTCGAAGGACGCTGGGAACCGCCCGTTACCGACGGTTCGGGGCGCGACCGGACGATGGCTCGGCGCGCGCTGGTGCTCCTTGGCGAAGCCGGCTACGCCATCAAGGACGGCGCGCTCGTCGAGCGGGCGAGCGGCCGGCCGTTTGCCTTCGAGATCCTGGTACAGGACCACACTCAGGAACGGCTTTCACTGATCTTTGCGGACAGCCTCAGGCGCCTCGGCGTTGACGTTACCGTCCGCCTCGTCGATGAGGTGCAGTACCAGCGCCGCCGCCAGAAATTTGATTTCGACATGCTGATCGCCGCCTGGATCGCCAGCCCCTCGCCGGGCTATGAGCAGCGCTTCCTCTGGGGTTCGCAGAGCGCCGATCAGGAGGGATCCTACAATCTCACCGGCGCGCGCTCACCCGCGATTGACGCGATGATTGCGGCCATGGTCGCAGCCAAGACTCACGAGGAATTCGTCGATGCCGTGAGAGCGTACGACCGCGTCCTGTTGTCGGGCTTCTATATCGTTCCGCTGTTCTATACACGCGAGCAATGGATCGCCTATTCGGACAAGCTCGCACATCCGAAGTACATTCCGTTGTTCGGAGTGACAATCGACAACTGGTGGCAGAAGCAGCCCTAA
- a CDS encoding transcriptional regulator, LysR family — MVGHKLPPLNALRAFEATARHLSVKNAAEELCVTPGAVSQMLKALELHLGVKLFQRVNRGIFLTDAGQGYLPPVRNAFRQIAEASRRVAVSADTGILTVSVTPFFAAAWLVPRLKAFQDAHRDIDLQLVTGNALVDFSRDGVDVAVRHGLGRYPGLHGERVVAVEIVPVAAPTLVARFGAPTSPAELTRWPQVHDAERKGWHLWFQAQGIDEIGPPRGPSFDDSGLLLKAVLAGQGAGLLPAAMAALDLAEGRLVKLAKVTLLEAFAYYLVYPEADHERPKVAAFRTWILNAAAAEPADEMALSSAHAT, encoded by the coding sequence ATGGTTGGTCATAAGCTGCCGCCGCTGAACGCGCTCCGGGCCTTCGAGGCCACGGCGCGGCATCTCTCCGTGAAGAATGCCGCGGAGGAGCTGTGCGTGACGCCGGGCGCGGTGAGCCAGATGCTCAAGGCGCTCGAGTTGCATCTTGGGGTCAAGCTGTTCCAGCGGGTGAACCGCGGCATCTTCCTGACCGATGCCGGACAGGGCTATCTGCCGCCGGTCCGTAACGCCTTCAGGCAGATTGCCGAGGCATCCAGGCGCGTCGCGGTGTCCGCCGACACCGGCATATTGACCGTCAGCGTCACGCCGTTTTTCGCGGCCGCCTGGCTCGTCCCGCGTCTGAAGGCGTTCCAGGACGCCCATCGGGACATCGATCTTCAGCTGGTGACCGGCAACGCGCTGGTGGACTTCTCGCGCGACGGCGTCGATGTCGCGGTCCGCCACGGTCTCGGCCGCTATCCGGGCCTGCACGGCGAGCGTGTCGTTGCCGTGGAGATCGTCCCGGTCGCCGCTCCGACGCTTGTTGCAAGGTTCGGCGCGCCGACAAGTCCTGCAGAGCTGACGCGCTGGCCGCAGGTGCACGACGCCGAGCGCAAGGGTTGGCATCTTTGGTTCCAGGCGCAAGGGATCGACGAGATCGGCCCGCCCCGCGGCCCTTCATTCGATGATTCCGGCTTGCTGTTGAAGGCTGTGCTTGCAGGCCAGGGCGCGGGTTTGCTGCCGGCCGCCATGGCGGCGCTCGACCTTGCGGAAGGGCGGCTCGTCAAGCTCGCAAAAGTGACGTTGCTCGAGGCCTTCGCCTATTATCTCGTCTACCCGGAAGCCGACCATGAACGGCCCAAGGTCGCCGCCTTTCGCACATGGATTCTCAACGCTGCGGCGGCCGAGCCAGCCGACGAGATGGCTCTGTCCAGCGCCCACGCAACTTGA
- a CDS encoding amidase: MDAATTDLHDLELTELAARIRGREVSPVAVTRAQLERIASLDGALGSYALVMADVAMAQAEAAETEIGAGRYRGPLHGVPVAVKDLCWTKGFPTAAGMAIYKDYRPDEDATVVRRLEEAGAVLLGKLQLTEGAYSDHHPSVTPPKNPWNAKYWPGISSSGPGTATAAGLCYGSLGSDTGGSIRWPSAANGVTGLKPSWGRVSRYGVFELAATLDHVGPMTRSAADAGAMLAAIAGSDPKDPTALLDPVPDYLAVVGQGVRGLRIGIDAGWNGDGVEATTLAVLSEAIEAFRTLGATIVDVQFPDVTQAVADWVPNCAVEAAVAHQATYPARKDEYGPVLAAVIETGRGLSGVAYQKILLRRLDLRGRVAALFGTIDLLLTPVHPFPPLTLATIRTLGEQPQLVSGLQRYTCPFDMTGNPTITLPGGFTEAGLPIAFQLVAANLDEATLIRAGAAFQGVTSWHRRHPSVATWATRLGACHEQ; encoded by the coding sequence ATGGATGCCGCGACCACCGACCTACATGACCTCGAACTCACGGAGCTTGCGGCGCGCATCAGGGGGCGCGAGGTCTCGCCGGTTGCGGTGACGCGCGCGCAACTCGAGCGCATCGCCTCCCTCGACGGCGCGCTCGGCAGCTACGCGCTGGTGATGGCGGATGTCGCGATGGCGCAGGCTGAGGCGGCGGAGACGGAGATCGGCGCTGGCCGGTATCGCGGGCCGCTGCACGGCGTGCCGGTGGCGGTGAAGGATCTGTGCTGGACCAAGGGTTTTCCGACCGCGGCCGGCATGGCGATCTACAAGGATTACCGCCCGGACGAGGATGCGACCGTGGTGCGTCGCCTGGAGGAAGCTGGCGCGGTGCTGCTGGGCAAGCTGCAACTCACGGAAGGCGCCTACTCCGATCATCACCCCTCAGTGACCCCGCCCAAGAATCCGTGGAATGCCAAATATTGGCCCGGCATATCGTCCAGCGGCCCGGGCACGGCGACGGCAGCGGGTCTGTGCTATGGCTCGCTCGGCTCCGATACCGGCGGGTCGATCCGCTGGCCATCCGCCGCCAACGGCGTGACCGGGCTGAAGCCGAGCTGGGGACGCGTCAGCCGCTATGGTGTGTTCGAGCTGGCGGCGACACTCGATCATGTCGGGCCGATGACCCGCAGCGCGGCGGATGCCGGCGCGATGCTCGCCGCCATCGCCGGCAGCGATCCGAAGGATCCGACGGCGCTACTCGATCCGGTACCGGACTACCTGGCAGTTGTGGGCCAGGGCGTGCGGGGCCTGCGCATCGGCATCGATGCCGGGTGGAACGGCGACGGCGTGGAAGCGACGACGCTGGCCGTGTTGTCGGAAGCAATCGAGGCGTTTCGCACCCTCGGTGCCACCATCGTCGATGTGCAATTTCCCGACGTGACGCAGGCCGTCGCCGACTGGGTTCCCAATTGCGCGGTGGAGGCGGCTGTCGCGCACCAGGCGACCTATCCGGCGCGCAAGGATGAGTACGGTCCTGTCCTGGCTGCGGTCATCGAGACCGGACGTGGGTTGTCCGGTGTCGCCTACCAAAAAATCCTGCTGCGGCGCCTGGATCTGCGTGGCCGCGTCGCCGCGTTGTTCGGCACGATCGACCTGCTGCTGACCCCGGTGCATCCGTTCCCGCCGCTGACCCTCGCCACGATACGGACGCTGGGCGAGCAGCCGCAGCTGGTCTCCGGATTGCAGCGATATACCTGCCCGTTCGACATGACAGGCAATCCGACGATCACACTGCCCGGCGGTTTCACCGAAGCGGGACTGCCGATCGCATTCCAGCTCGTCGCCGCCAATCTGGACGAGGCGACGCTGATTCGCGCCGGCGCCGCGTTCCAGGGCGTCACCTCCTGGCATCGCCGCCACCCATCGGTCGCGACATGGGCGACACGACTTGGAGCCTGTCATGAGCAGTAA
- a CDS encoding Predicted arabinose efflux permease, MFS family — MSSKPALPRPRIFYGWFVVAGAFAVTFVGFGSAYTFSAFVESLQRDFAASRGSVSLVFSLAGFLYFGLGIVSGPLADRWGSRRLAVIGMILTGMGLAIASAARSLGEVYAAYGLGVGLGVGCAYVPAVGAVQRWFARRRGFASGLAVSGIGVGTLVMPPLASFLIEALGWREAYLVLGGLAAALGAGMALMIESDPRDRGLGPDGDPLLDDPKDSCAQSLRPAGASVGEAVRTRQFVSLYAACLISSFGTFVPFVHLVPYALDHGVPQSSSVLLLGVIGVGSTAGRFFLGSLADRMGRRSSLLAMFVGMALALAIWAFSQGFWTLAAFAFAYGVFYGGWVAVLPAVVMDYFGGRNVSGIIGILYTSVAVGTLIGPSAAGFAFDVSHSYTLPILASVCANIIAAGIVAASSKAALALSHVGGAA; from the coding sequence ATGAGCAGTAAGCCGGCGCTGCCGCGTCCGCGCATCTTCTATGGCTGGTTCGTGGTCGCAGGCGCGTTTGCCGTGACTTTCGTAGGCTTTGGGAGCGCCTATACTTTCAGCGCCTTCGTCGAATCCCTGCAGAGAGATTTTGCGGCGTCGCGCGGCTCGGTTTCGCTCGTCTTCTCGCTGGCCGGCTTTCTCTATTTCGGCCTTGGGATCGTGAGCGGCCCCCTCGCCGACCGCTGGGGCTCCCGTCGCCTGGCTGTGATCGGCATGATCCTGACCGGGATGGGCCTGGCCATCGCGAGCGCGGCTCGCAGCCTTGGGGAAGTCTACGCCGCCTACGGACTTGGCGTCGGGCTCGGCGTCGGCTGCGCCTATGTTCCCGCTGTCGGCGCAGTGCAGCGATGGTTCGCCAGGCGTCGCGGATTTGCGTCAGGCCTTGCGGTCAGCGGCATCGGTGTCGGCACGCTCGTCATGCCGCCACTCGCCTCATTCCTCATCGAAGCTTTGGGTTGGCGCGAGGCCTACCTGGTTCTCGGCGGACTCGCCGCCGCCTTGGGCGCCGGAATGGCCCTCATGATCGAGAGCGATCCGCGCGATCGCGGCTTAGGTCCTGACGGCGATCCCCTCCTGGATGATCCCAAGGATTCCTGCGCCCAATCGCTGCGGCCCGCGGGAGCCTCCGTGGGCGAAGCCGTGAGGACCCGGCAATTCGTCAGCCTCTACGCCGCCTGTCTGATCTCTTCATTCGGGACATTTGTTCCCTTCGTTCACCTCGTCCCCTACGCGCTGGATCACGGCGTCCCGCAATCGTCTTCCGTCCTGCTGCTGGGCGTGATCGGGGTCGGCAGCACGGCAGGACGCTTCTTCCTCGGCAGCCTGGCGGACCGGATGGGGCGCCGCTCTTCGCTTCTGGCGATGTTTGTGGGCATGGCGCTGGCCTTGGCCATCTGGGCATTCTCGCAGGGTTTTTGGACACTCGCCGCCTTCGCCTTTGCGTATGGCGTGTTTTACGGCGGATGGGTCGCGGTTCTCCCGGCCGTCGTCATGGACTATTTCGGGGGGCGCAATGTCAGCGGCATCATCGGCATTCTCTACACCAGCGTGGCGGTCGGCACCTTGATCGGCCCCAGCGCCGCGGGATTCGCCTTTGATGTCAGCCACAGCTACACGCTGCCGATCCTCGCCAGCGTCTGCGCCAACATCATCGCTGCCGGCATCGTGGCGGCCAGTTCGAAGGCGGCCTTAGCGTTAAGTCACGTGGGAGGAGCAGCATGA